From one Armatimonadota bacterium genomic stretch:
- the paaD gene encoding 1,2-phenylacetyl-CoA epoxidase subunit PaaD: MSGGYRLPLTGPVDATPVDARPVDAPPAEAEVWRVLEQIEDPELPLAITDLGLVREVRRDGGRVMVRLVPTYSACPAIEVIRRTVRERVAALPGVEEVTVDLTFDEPWTLARLSARGREQLRTYGLSVPRRTFREPATCPFCGSTDVVLETPFGPTLCRAIAYCRACRNPVERFKPPAD; encoded by the coding sequence GTGAGCGGCGGCTACCGCCTCCCGCTGACCGGGCCTGTGGACGCCACGCCCGTGGACGCCAGACCCGTGGACGCCCCACCCGCTGAGGCCGAAGTCTGGCGGGTGCTGGAGCAGATCGAGGACCCCGAGCTGCCGCTGGCGATCACCGACCTGGGCCTCGTGCGGGAGGTGCGGCGGGACGGCGGCCGGGTGATGGTCCGGCTCGTCCCCACCTACTCCGCCTGCCCGGCCATCGAGGTGATCCGACGCACGGTGCGCGAGCGGGTGGCCGCCCTCCCGGGCGTGGAGGAGGTGACGGTGGACCTGACCTTCGACGAGCCCTGGACGCTGGCGCGCCTCAGCGCACGCGGGCGCGAGCAGCTGCGCACGTACGGTCTCAGCGTACCGCGCCGCACCTTCCGCGAACCCGCCACCTGCCCCTTCTGCGGCTCGACCGACGTGGTGCTGGAGACGCCCTTCGGCCCGACCCTGTGCCGCGCCATCGCCTACTGTCGCGCCTGTCGCAACCCCGTCGAGCGCTTCAAGCCGCCCGCCGACTAG
- the paaC gene encoding 1,2-phenylacetyl-CoA epoxidase subunit PaaC, translating into MAQPRAATPGLAPEVATLLADHLLAAADDELVLGHRHAEWTGFGPDIESDIALSSVAQEEIGHARLLYQMVLGLQGRSEEEVDRLAFGRPPQAFRNAVLLERPNDGGLEPPPEGEPAWRGEWGFAIVRMVLYDRADAIRLETWASGGHAPLAALARTLAREERYHRLFAETWLERLAGGGPAAAARLQRVLDAVWGEALGLFEATDGEAVLVAHGLLARSSSEQAERWRDEVAALLEGMGLRPGRGPAATGGRAGRHTPDLTALLEEMTSVWRLDPEARW; encoded by the coding sequence ATGGCCCAGCCCCGGGCCGCTACCCCCGGCCTGGCGCCCGAGGTGGCGACACTGCTGGCGGACCACCTGCTGGCGGCGGCGGACGACGAGCTGGTGCTGGGGCACCGCCACGCCGAGTGGACCGGCTTCGGCCCCGACATCGAGTCGGACATCGCGCTGTCGTCCGTGGCCCAGGAGGAGATCGGCCACGCCCGCCTCCTCTACCAGATGGTGCTGGGGCTGCAGGGCCGGTCCGAGGAGGAGGTGGACCGGCTGGCCTTCGGCCGGCCGCCGCAGGCCTTTCGCAACGCGGTCCTGCTCGAGCGCCCCAACGACGGGGGGCTCGAGCCGCCCCCCGAGGGGGAGCCCGCCTGGCGCGGAGAGTGGGGGTTCGCCATCGTACGCATGGTCCTCTACGACCGCGCCGACGCCATCCGCCTGGAGACGTGGGCCAGCGGCGGGCACGCGCCGCTGGCCGCGCTCGCCCGCACGCTGGCGCGCGAGGAGCGCTACCACCGCCTCTTCGCCGAGACCTGGCTGGAGCGCCTGGCCGGCGGCGGGCCCGCCGCCGCCGCCCGCCTGCAGCGCGTGCTGGACGCCGTCTGGGGTGAGGCCCTCGGCCTGTTCGAGGCCACAGACGGCGAGGCGGTCCTGGTGGCGCACGGGCTCCTCGCCCGCTCCTCGTCCGAGCAGGCGGAGCGGTGGCGCGACGAGGTCGCTGCGCTGCTCGAGGGGATGGGCCTGCGACCGGGACGGGGCCCCGCGGCCACCGGCGGGCGGGCCGGCCGGCACACCCCCGACCTGACGGCGCTGCTGGAGGAGATGACGTCGGTGTGGCGGCTCGATCCGGAGGCGCGGTGGTGA
- a CDS encoding DinB family protein translates to MPRAEGLDPAEIYEYLAMARERVLAAARGLTFEQYTREFPFGKRTLRHTLVEIPLAESNYVRRLQGEPVPPLREHPFARFYETDFPPLEAAWREQAEVTRQVLRSIADWTRPVEYVVRQPDRPARRVRTTAGGVATQLLLHEVHHRAQAMAMLRQLGAPVETIDYSALAFHTETLPEGSSR, encoded by the coding sequence ATGCCACGGGCGGAGGGCCTTGACCCGGCGGAGATCTACGAGTACTTGGCGATGGCCCGCGAGCGCGTGCTGGCGGCCGCGCGCGGGTTGACGTTCGAACAGTACACCCGGGAGTTCCCCTTCGGCAAGCGCACCCTGCGCCACACGCTGGTGGAGATCCCGCTGGCGGAGTCCAACTACGTGCGCCGCCTCCAGGGGGAGCCGGTCCCGCCTTTGCGGGAGCACCCCTTCGCGCGCTTCTACGAGACCGACTTCCCCCCGCTCGAGGCCGCCTGGCGCGAGCAGGCCGAGGTGACCCGGCAGGTCCTGCGCAGCATCGCGGACTGGACCCGGCCGGTGGAGTACGTCGTGCGCCAGCCCGACCGGCCGGCACGCCGCGTGCGCACGACGGCCGGGGGGGTGGCCACGCAGCTCCTCCTGCACGAGGTGCACCACCGGGCCCAGGCGATGGCCATGCTGCGCCAGCTCGGCGCCCCGGTGGAGACCATCGACTATTCGGCGCTGGCCTTCCACACCGAGACGCTCCCGGAGGGGAGCAGCCGGTGA
- the paaA gene encoding 1,2-phenylacetyl-CoA epoxidase subunit PaaA encodes MEPQVQEDPERLAEFEARIARGERIEATEWMPAQYRAECLRLIQMHANSEIMGALPEREWIPRAPTLARKMQLVAKVQDEVGHGQLLYRVAEDLGKPRRQMLEDLLAGRSKFHNVFHYPAETWADVAVIQVFVDGAAMQTQGSLRACSYAPYARVLKRICYEEDFHIRLGIDNFKALAEGTPRQRAMLQDALDRWWTPIMHFFGPHDTDSPHLRTMMRWRIKVKTNDELRQQFLRQFVPLIQEYGLRVPDPGLRWDEARGEYVYTEPDWEEFRHVIRGEGPKSQQRLALRNAVWRRHAWVREALERWSAAA; translated from the coding sequence ATGGAGCCGCAGGTCCAGGAGGACCCGGAACGGCTGGCCGAGTTCGAGGCGCGCATCGCCCGCGGGGAGCGCATCGAGGCCACGGAGTGGATGCCGGCCCAGTACCGCGCCGAGTGCCTCCGCCTCATCCAGATGCACGCCAACTCCGAGATCATGGGGGCGCTGCCGGAGCGGGAGTGGATCCCCCGCGCCCCCACCCTCGCCCGCAAGATGCAGCTCGTGGCCAAGGTGCAGGACGAGGTCGGCCACGGCCAGCTCCTCTACCGGGTGGCGGAGGATCTGGGCAAGCCCCGGCGCCAGATGCTCGAGGACCTGCTGGCGGGGCGGAGCAAGTTCCACAACGTCTTCCACTACCCGGCGGAGACCTGGGCGGACGTGGCCGTCATCCAGGTCTTCGTGGACGGCGCGGCCATGCAGACCCAGGGGTCGCTGCGGGCCTGCTCCTACGCCCCCTACGCGCGCGTCCTCAAGCGCATCTGCTACGAGGAGGACTTCCACATCCGGCTCGGCATCGACAACTTCAAGGCGCTGGCGGAGGGCACCCCCCGCCAGCGCGCCATGCTGCAGGACGCGCTGGACCGCTGGTGGACGCCCATCATGCACTTCTTCGGCCCCCACGACACCGACTCGCCGCACCTCCGGACGATGATGCGCTGGCGCATCAAGGTGAAGACCAACGACGAGCTGCGCCAGCAGTTCCTCCGCCAGTTCGTCCCGCTCATCCAGGAGTACGGCCTGCGCGTCCCCGACCCGGGGCTGCGCTGGGACGAGGCCAGGGGCGAGTACGTCTACACCGAGCCGGACTGGGAGGAGTTCCGGCACGTCATCCGCGGCGAGGGGCCGAAGTCGCAGCAGCGCCTGGCCCTGCGCAACGCGGTGTGGCGGCGCCACGCCTGGGTGCGCGAGGCGCTGGAGCGGTGGTCGGCGGCGGCCTGA
- a CDS encoding tetratricopeptide repeat protein has protein sequence MSALGHVELLKQAARRYQESGRYPQACALFVQAAELTEFLDADEASTLWNHAGVCAFRLGDADRAVTAFRKAIALTTLQHLDRGRWLARLYANLTAACYQGSRIREAWEAGRQALLLAEDIGDPRQAGNALLNLGLAERYLGMFSDALRHFARARDRYAEAGALTHVADALHNLGWVYLDRQAFAEGEEALVEARAHKRRLGEPTARIDLELGRLEALRGNWRGGRSTALAIMESPEEITDPITHAQALLLAAETTQHESLPTALHYADVGVDLALSLGKHPILLDFVPLVIRLHHTAGLALSEREQDLARELYQRRNGVDAFAISGGAHSD, from the coding sequence ATGTCGGCGCTGGGCCACGTCGAACTCCTCAAGCAGGCGGCACGCCGGTACCAGGAGTCGGGCCGCTACCCGCAGGCCTGCGCGCTGTTCGTCCAGGCGGCGGAGCTCACCGAGTTCCTCGACGCGGACGAAGCCTCCACGTTGTGGAACCACGCCGGGGTCTGCGCCTTCCGGCTCGGGGACGCCGACCGTGCGGTCACCGCCTTCCGCAAGGCTATCGCCCTCACCACCCTGCAGCACCTCGACCGCGGCCGCTGGCTGGCTCGGCTCTACGCCAACCTCACGGCGGCCTGCTACCAGGGCTCGCGCATCCGCGAAGCCTGGGAGGCCGGCCGGCAGGCGCTCCTCCTGGCCGAGGACATCGGCGACCCGCGCCAGGCGGGCAACGCCCTCCTCAACCTGGGGCTGGCCGAGCGCTACCTGGGGATGTTCTCGGACGCCCTGCGCCACTTCGCCCGGGCCCGGGACCGCTACGCCGAAGCCGGCGCTCTCACCCACGTGGCCGACGCCCTCCACAACCTCGGGTGGGTCTACCTGGACCGCCAGGCCTTCGCCGAGGGCGAGGAGGCGCTGGTGGAGGCGCGGGCGCACAAGCGGCGGCTCGGCGAACCCACCGCCCGCATCGACCTGGAGCTGGGCCGGTTGGAGGCGCTGCGCGGCAACTGGCGAGGGGGCCGGTCGACGGCGCTGGCGATCATGGAGTCGCCGGAGGAGATCACCGACCCGATCACCCACGCCCAGGCCCTGCTGCTGGCTGCCGAGACCACCCAGCACGAGAGCCTGCCGACGGCCCTGCACTACGCCGACGTGGGGGTGGACCTGGCCCTCAGCCTGGGGAAGCACCCCATCCTGCTCGACTTCGTGCCCCTGGTCATCCGGCTGCACCACACCGCCGGGCTGGCGCTCAGCGAGCGCGAGCAGGACCTGGCACGGGAGCTCTACCAGCGCCGCAATGGTGTGGACGCCTTCGCCATCAGTGGTGGGGCGCACTCTGACTGA
- a CDS encoding DNA polymerase domain-containing protein, which translates to MTGRRAFRGWLFDVYPDAAGMVLWFLDEAGHPHVARTLYRPAFYVTGPRARLAHLGPTLARAGIAADLEPTRRQELLSGAELPVVRVAVHRPLLLPRAVEVAGRLPGLTLFSCDIGLPQLYLYETRLFPLGRYEVEVADGRLRAIHPLDSPEDLEYAVPPLVTMHLRLSGDPVHPGHGRPGELEIAVPGEHVVVSGERPEDLLHSLNRMLQRYDPDLLLTEWGDAFLLPRLRRLSRAIGIPLALNRDPHAAVRTRRARSYVTYGQTVHTAGAQMLAGRWHIDLQNSFLFSESELGGLLEIARLARLPVQSLARTSVGTAISSMQVDRAVAQGVLVPWHKREPEAFKTAAELLTTDKGGLAYQPLVGVFEGVGELDFASMYPTMMARFNLSPETVNCACCGAAGRPVPEIGHRVCRRRQGLVPAVLEPLLARRAYYKRRRAETTGPARALYDQRQTALKWCLVCSFGYLGYRNARFGRIEAHEATTAFAREMLLRAKEVAEAQGFRLLHALVDAMWLQRPGAGPEAYAALAREVERATGLPIFVEGLYRWIAFLPARTHPGVGVPNRYLGVFTDGTTKVRGIEVRRSDVPPLVVETQEALLQVLVQARDLAELRRLVPRALAVLAEALVQLREGSVPASALALTTTLSQAPEAYRSHHPVALAARALARSRVRLHPGEAVRYVVVDRRARIPEERVRPLALVGTDWSPDVEYYADLLLRAAETVLEPLGYDRARLRREVWAPLRRDRRATG; encoded by the coding sequence GTGACCGGCCGCCGGGCGTTCCGCGGCTGGCTCTTCGACGTCTACCCTGACGCCGCGGGGATGGTGCTGTGGTTCCTCGACGAAGCGGGCCACCCGCACGTCGCCCGGACCCTCTACCGGCCGGCCTTCTACGTGACCGGGCCCCGCGCCCGCCTGGCCCACCTGGGGCCGACGCTCGCCCGGGCCGGGATCGCCGCCGACCTGGAGCCCACCCGGCGCCAGGAGCTCCTCTCCGGGGCGGAGCTCCCTGTGGTGCGGGTGGCCGTCCACCGCCCGCTCCTCCTGCCGCGGGCCGTGGAGGTGGCCGGCCGCCTGCCGGGCCTCACCCTCTTCTCCTGCGACATCGGGCTCCCGCAGCTCTACCTCTACGAGACGCGGCTCTTCCCGCTGGGCCGCTACGAGGTCGAGGTGGCCGACGGCCGCCTGCGGGCGATCCACCCCCTGGACAGCCCCGAGGACCTGGAGTACGCGGTGCCGCCGCTGGTCACCATGCACCTCCGCCTGAGTGGGGACCCGGTCCACCCGGGGCACGGCCGTCCAGGGGAGCTGGAGATCGCCGTCCCGGGCGAGCACGTGGTGGTGAGCGGCGAGCGGCCGGAGGACCTGCTGCACAGCCTCAACCGGATGCTGCAGCGCTACGACCCCGACCTGCTCCTGACCGAGTGGGGGGACGCCTTCCTGCTGCCGCGCCTGCGGCGGCTGAGCCGGGCCATCGGCATCCCCCTGGCGCTCAACCGCGACCCGCACGCCGCCGTGCGCACGCGGCGCGCCCGCTCCTACGTCACCTACGGCCAGACGGTACACACCGCCGGCGCACAGATGCTGGCCGGGCGGTGGCACATCGACCTGCAGAACTCCTTCCTGTTCAGCGAATCCGAGCTGGGGGGCCTGTTGGAGATCGCCCGTCTGGCGCGCCTGCCCGTCCAGTCTCTGGCCCGGACCTCGGTGGGGACGGCCATCTCCTCGATGCAGGTCGACCGGGCGGTGGCGCAGGGCGTGCTCGTCCCCTGGCACAAGCGCGAGCCGGAGGCGTTCAAGACCGCCGCCGAGCTGCTCACCACCGACAAGGGCGGTCTGGCCTACCAGCCGCTCGTGGGCGTCTTCGAGGGGGTGGGCGAGCTGGACTTCGCCTCGATGTACCCGACGATGATGGCGCGCTTTAACCTCTCCCCCGAGACGGTGAACTGCGCCTGCTGCGGGGCGGCGGGGCGCCCCGTGCCGGAGATCGGGCACCGGGTCTGCCGGCGGCGGCAGGGGCTCGTGCCGGCCGTGCTGGAGCCGCTGCTGGCGCGGCGCGCTTACTACAAGCGGCGGCGCGCCGAGACCACCGGTCCCGCGCGGGCGCTGTACGACCAGCGGCAGACGGCCCTGAAGTGGTGCCTGGTCTGCAGCTTCGGTTACCTCGGCTACCGCAACGCCCGCTTCGGGCGGATCGAGGCGCACGAGGCGACGACCGCCTTCGCCCGGGAGATGCTGCTGCGGGCCAAGGAGGTGGCTGAGGCACAAGGCTTCCGCCTGCTCCACGCCCTGGTGGACGCGATGTGGCTGCAGCGTCCCGGGGCCGGTCCCGAGGCGTACGCGGCGCTCGCCCGGGAGGTCGAGCGCGCCACCGGGCTCCCCATCTTCGTCGAGGGGCTCTACCGCTGGATCGCCTTCCTCCCCGCGCGCACCCACCCCGGGGTCGGGGTGCCCAACCGGTACCTGGGGGTCTTCACCGACGGGACCACGAAGGTGCGCGGGATCGAGGTGCGCCGCTCGGACGTCCCCCCGCTGGTCGTCGAGACCCAGGAGGCCCTCCTGCAGGTGCTCGTCCAGGCCCGCGACCTGGCGGAGCTGCGCCGGCTCGTCCCCCGGGCCCTGGCAGTGCTGGCGGAGGCGCTGGTGCAGCTGCGCGAGGGGTCGGTCCCCGCATCCGCCCTGGCCCTCACCACCACCCTCTCCCAGGCACCGGAGGCCTACCGCAGCCACCACCCCGTGGCCCTGGCGGCGCGGGCGCTGGCCCGCAGCCGGGTCCGCCTCCACCCCGGCGAGGCGGTCCGGTACGTCGTGGTAGACCGTCGCGCCCGGATCCCGGAGGAGCGGGTGCGGCCGCTGGCGCTGGTGGGGACGGACTGGAGCCCGGACGTGGAGTACTACGCCGACCTGCTGCTCCGGGCGGCGGAGACGGTGCTGGAGCCGCTCGGCTATGACCGGGCCCGGCTGCGCCGGGAGGTCTGGGCGCCGCTCAGGCGGGATCGCCGAGCGACGGGGTGA
- a CDS encoding DUF72 domain-containing protein: MTLFPEVDGAPASPLRLGDCAVYTGTCSWADPSFVQSDFYPEAVRTRPRARLQYYASVFPTVEVDATYHALQPAERAVQWVETVPEPFLFNIKAFAWLTWHDSDPARLPREIFVLLPRPLQVEKRLAPSRLPEEIVTSVWDYFAAFIDALRLRERLGYVLFQFPKGLGYTPELFTYLDAWELYLQNWPVAIEVRHREWYQGKARAMLLGYLREHGFAHVIADMAPVRYLPEPLVEVTADWSVVRFHGRNPALAEKGVSTQQAYDYLYTPEELRPWAETAERLAADVRRLYLMFNNHARGQSARNARELQLLLQERAAGARPRSEVGEPTQPGLTPSLGDPA; this comes from the coding sequence ATGACGCTCTTCCCCGAGGTCGACGGCGCGCCGGCCTCTCCCCTCCGCCTCGGCGACTGCGCGGTGTACACCGGGACCTGCTCCTGGGCCGATCCCAGCTTCGTGCAGAGCGACTTCTACCCGGAGGCGGTGCGGACCCGGCCGCGCGCCCGGCTGCAGTACTACGCCTCGGTCTTCCCCACGGTGGAGGTGGACGCCACCTACCACGCGCTGCAGCCGGCGGAGCGGGCGGTGCAGTGGGTGGAGACGGTGCCGGAGCCCTTCCTCTTCAACATCAAGGCCTTCGCCTGGCTCACCTGGCACGACAGTGACCCGGCGCGGCTGCCACGGGAGATCTTCGTGCTGCTGCCGCGGCCGCTCCAGGTGGAGAAGCGCCTGGCGCCGAGCCGCCTCCCCGAGGAGATCGTCACCAGCGTGTGGGACTACTTCGCCGCCTTCATCGACGCCCTGCGGTTGCGCGAGCGGCTGGGCTACGTCCTCTTCCAGTTCCCCAAGGGGTTGGGCTACACGCCGGAGCTCTTCACCTACCTGGACGCCTGGGAGCTGTACCTGCAGAACTGGCCGGTGGCGATCGAGGTGCGGCACCGCGAGTGGTACCAGGGCAAGGCCCGCGCCATGCTGCTGGGCTACCTGCGCGAGCACGGCTTCGCCCACGTCATCGCCGACATGGCCCCGGTGCGCTACCTCCCCGAGCCGCTGGTCGAGGTGACCGCCGACTGGTCGGTGGTGCGCTTCCACGGGCGCAACCCGGCCCTGGCCGAGAAGGGGGTCTCCACCCAGCAGGCCTACGACTACCTGTACACGCCCGAGGAGCTCCGCCCCTGGGCGGAGACGGCCGAGCGGCTGGCTGCGGACGTGCGGCGGCTCTACCTGATGTTCAACAACCACGCGCGGGGCCAGTCCGCCCGCAACGCGCGGGAGCTGCAGCTCCTGCTGCAGGAGCGTGCGGCCGGGGCGCGCCCGCGCTCGGAGGTCGGCGAGCCCACCCAGCCCGGCCTCACCCCGTCGCTCGGCGATCCCGCCTGA
- the secD gene encoding protein translocase subunit SecD: MSRTWRLLIVLALALLAFQVAFAPLELQGYRPRLRPPALRVNLGLDLQGGSRLVLEARDTPQVRATPEVVDAAMRRIEARIDQLGVVEPTIQRVGDRRIIVELPGVGDPERAIRLIGQTALLEFVDTGDRSLPEGARWNAAGTVVTLPDGRTLPLRKRVILTGADLADAQAGFAEGQVATGEPVVNFRFKSSAARTFEEHTARNIGRYLTIVLDNRVISSPVIRDRIPGGQGQISGGFADITEARDLAVLLRAGALPVPVEVVERRTVGPTLGRDSLDLSLRAGAVAVVLVVTFMVVLYRLPGALADLALLLYALFLFAALTALNATMTLPGIAAFVISVGMAIDANVLIFERVKEELRSGKTLRAAIQSGWSRAWSAILDSNVTTLVGAAVLFALGTGPIKGFATTLFLGVLISMVTAILVTRVLVDTAARPPLDRYLRFGL; this comes from the coding sequence GTGTCCCGGACGTGGCGTCTCCTCATCGTCCTCGCCCTGGCCCTGCTGGCCTTCCAGGTCGCCTTTGCCCCCCTGGAGCTCCAGGGGTACCGCCCGCGCCTGCGCCCGCCGGCGTTGCGCGTGAACCTGGGCCTGGACCTGCAGGGCGGCAGCCGCCTCGTCCTGGAGGCCCGCGACACGCCGCAGGTCCGGGCCACGCCCGAGGTGGTCGACGCGGCCATGCGGCGCATCGAGGCGCGCATCGACCAGCTGGGCGTGGTCGAGCCGACCATCCAGCGCGTGGGTGACCGGCGGATCATCGTCGAGCTGCCGGGGGTCGGGGACCCCGAGCGGGCCATCCGCCTGATCGGCCAGACGGCCCTCCTGGAGTTCGTGGACACCGGTGACCGCTCCCTCCCGGAGGGGGCCCGCTGGAACGCCGCCGGGACGGTGGTGACGCTGCCGGACGGGCGGACCCTGCCGCTGCGCAAGCGGGTCATCCTCACCGGGGCCGACCTGGCCGACGCCCAGGCGGGCTTCGCCGAGGGGCAGGTGGCCACCGGGGAGCCGGTGGTGAACTTCCGGTTCAAGAGCTCGGCCGCCCGCACCTTCGAGGAGCACACGGCGCGGAACATCGGCCGCTACCTCACCATCGTGCTGGACAACCGGGTCATCTCCTCCCCGGTGATCCGCGACCGCATCCCCGGCGGGCAGGGGCAAATCAGCGGCGGGTTCGCCGACATCACCGAGGCGCGCGACCTGGCCGTTCTGTTGCGCGCCGGGGCCCTCCCTGTGCCGGTGGAGGTCGTGGAGCGGCGCACGGTCGGGCCCACGCTGGGGCGGGACTCCCTCGACCTGAGCCTGCGCGCCGGCGCGGTGGCCGTGGTGCTGGTGGTCACCTTCATGGTGGTCCTCTACCGTCTCCCGGGAGCGCTGGCCGACCTGGCCTTGCTGCTCTACGCCCTCTTCCTCTTCGCCGCCCTGACCGCGCTCAACGCCACCATGACCCTGCCGGGGATCGCCGCCTTCGTCATCTCGGTGGGGATGGCCATCGACGCCAACGTTCTGATCTTCGAGCGGGTGAAGGAGGAGCTGCGCAGCGGCAAGACCCTGCGCGCCGCCATCCAGTCGGGGTGGAGCCGGGCCTGGTCGGCCATCCTCGACTCCAACGTCACGACGCTCGTGGGGGCGGCCGTGCTCTTCGCGCTCGGCACCGGCCCGATCAAGGGCTTCGCCACCACGCTCTTCCTGGGCGTGCTCATCAGCATGGTCACCGCCATCCTGGTCACCCGGGTGCTGGTCGACACGGCGGCGCGCCCGCCGCTCGACCGATACCTGCGCTTCGGGCTGTAG
- a CDS encoding lipopolysaccharide assembly protein LapA domain-containing protein codes for MQGLLIVALLLMVAVTVFAVQNPQPVVLTFLFWSAGTSLALATIVAAVVGGLVVYVVSLLAQRDLRRRLRAAEARLRELERREGERERPAMAAPADETQRLPRS; via the coding sequence GTGCAGGGTCTGCTGATCGTGGCCCTCCTGCTCATGGTGGCGGTCACGGTCTTCGCCGTGCAGAACCCGCAGCCGGTCGTGCTCACCTTCCTGTTCTGGTCCGCCGGGACCTCGCTGGCCCTGGCCACCATCGTCGCCGCCGTGGTCGGAGGGTTGGTGGTCTACGTCGTCAGCCTGCTGGCGCAGCGCGACCTGCGCCGCCGCCTGCGCGCCGCCGAGGCGCGACTGCGCGAGCTGGAGCGGCGCGAGGGGGAACGCGAGCGCCCCGCCATGGCCGCCCCGGCGGACGAGACCCAGCGCCTGCCCCGCTCCTGA
- the secF gene encoding protein translocase subunit SecF translates to MRTWDLIGNRRWGYLLSALVIVAGLVGIAAWGIDFGIDFTGGTLLDLQLGREASLAEVRATLGGFGLEEAQIQKAGDRPREVLIRTRVLEEAEVARLQRAFSAQYGGAQVLRAERVGPRIGQELRRQAVVAVLVGLALQVLYITWRFRSVRFALAADVALVHDLLIVLGLYALTRRTVDSSFVAVLLTVVGYSINDTVVILDRIRENQQLRTREPFPRLVNRSILEVLVRSLTTGFGAIIALLILYFYGGPTLRDFIFGLGAGVVTGTYSSIFVASPLLVEWHLWAERRAGRSPAARPAVETPPAAKAAAVGAAPAPARLHTEPARQRRRRRR, encoded by the coding sequence GTGCGCACCTGGGACCTCATCGGCAACCGGCGCTGGGGCTACCTCCTCTCCGCGCTCGTCATCGTCGCGGGGCTAGTGGGCATCGCCGCCTGGGGGATCGACTTCGGCATCGATTTCACCGGCGGGACCCTGCTCGACCTCCAGCTGGGGCGCGAGGCATCGCTGGCGGAGGTGCGCGCCACCCTGGGTGGGTTCGGGCTGGAGGAGGCGCAGATCCAGAAGGCCGGGGACCGGCCCCGCGAGGTGCTCATCCGCACCCGCGTCCTGGAGGAGGCCGAGGTGGCCCGCCTCCAGCGCGCCTTCTCCGCCCAGTACGGCGGCGCGCAGGTGTTGCGGGCGGAGCGCGTCGGCCCCCGCATCGGCCAGGAGCTGCGGCGGCAGGCGGTGGTGGCGGTCCTGGTCGGGCTGGCCCTGCAGGTCCTCTACATCACCTGGCGCTTCCGGTCGGTGCGCTTCGCCCTGGCCGCCGACGTGGCGCTGGTCCACGACCTGCTCATCGTCCTGGGGCTGTACGCCCTCACGCGCCGCACGGTGGACTCCTCCTTCGTGGCCGTGCTGCTCACGGTGGTGGGCTACTCCATCAACGACACGGTGGTCATCCTGGACCGCATCCGCGAGAACCAGCAGCTGCGCACGCGGGAGCCGTTCCCGCGCCTGGTGAACCGGTCGATCCTGGAGGTGCTGGTCCGCTCGCTGACCACCGGCTTCGGCGCCATCATCGCCCTGCTCATCCTGTACTTCTACGGTGGGCCGACGCTGCGGGACTTCATCTTCGGGCTGGGGGCCGGCGTGGTCACGGGCACGTACTCCTCCATCTTCGTGGCCAGCCCGCTGCTGGTGGAGTGGCACCTGTGGGCGGAGCGGCGGGCCGGGCGGTCTCCGGCGGCCCGGCCCGCCGTGGAGACGCCCCCAGCGGCGAAGGCGGCGGCGGTGGGGGCGGCGCCTGCGCCCGCCCGCCTGCACACGGAACCGGCGCGGCAGCGCCGACGGCGGCGCCGGTGA